In the Leptospira limi genome, one interval contains:
- a CDS encoding SPFH domain-containing protein: MALIDRIKFEGNPSEIVWKYPSDEISTAGQLVVDENLEAIFFKEGKALDTFGPGTHTLKTGNIPILEALVNLPFGGKTPFTAEVYFVNKAIMALKWGTTTPIPLEDPKYKIVLNIRAFGDYKFRIKDSRSFLLNVVKGGNRTTNEAIDEFLKPNIVRGIGDFISEVILNNNTSVVEINKYRDESSTAGRVKLAPEFEKYGIDLTEFNVSSVNFDQNDPNYQRIQKIITDKFEIDMLGDKYQQKKMFDIGQAAAENEGQGGGAMGAGMGMGMGMNMGQMMGNMMNQGGQNQAGGAQAANDPAARIAKLKGLLDQGLISAEEFETKKKEILSSI, from the coding sequence ATGGCACTAATAGATAGAATTAAGTTTGAAGGAAATCCAAGTGAAATCGTTTGGAAATACCCATCTGATGAAATCAGCACGGCGGGACAACTTGTAGTCGATGAAAACCTAGAGGCAATTTTTTTCAAAGAAGGAAAGGCTCTGGATACATTTGGACCTGGAACTCATACTTTAAAAACAGGGAATATCCCCATTTTGGAAGCTCTCGTCAATCTTCCGTTTGGTGGGAAAACACCTTTTACAGCAGAAGTGTATTTTGTAAATAAAGCGATTATGGCCCTAAAATGGGGAACCACCACACCGATTCCACTTGAAGACCCAAAGTATAAAATTGTTCTCAATATACGGGCATTTGGTGATTATAAATTCCGTATCAAAGATTCAAGGTCGTTTTTACTGAATGTAGTCAAGGGTGGAAATCGAACAACCAACGAAGCGATTGATGAATTTCTAAAACCAAATATCGTACGTGGGATTGGTGATTTTATTTCAGAAGTTATTTTGAATAATAATACTTCTGTTGTAGAAATCAATAAATACCGCGATGAGAGTTCAACTGCTGGCCGAGTGAAACTTGCTCCCGAATTTGAAAAGTATGGGATTGATCTTACGGAATTTAACGTATCTTCGGTGAACTTTGACCAAAACGATCCAAACTACCAAAGGATCCAAAAAATCATCACAGACAAATTTGAAATTGATATGTTAGGTGATAAGTACCAACAGAAAAAAATGTTCGATATTGGCCAAGCTGCTGCAGAAAACGAAGGCCAAGGTGGTGGTGCCATGGGTGCAGGAATGGGCATGGGTATGGGTATGAACATGGGCCAAATGATGGGCAATATGATGAACCAAGGTGGACAAAACCAAGCTGGTGGAGCACAAGCAGCTAACGATCCAGCGGCAAGGATTGCGAAACTCAAAGGTTTACTCGACCAAGGCCTCATCAGTGCAGAAGAGTTTGAAACCAAAAAGAAGGAGATCCTTTCTTCTATTTGA